In the genome of Metabacillus litoralis, the window AAACCAGATGAAATTTTTCTTGTTGTTGATGCGATGACGGGTCAAGATGCGGTGAATGTTGCTAAAAGCTTTAATGAGCAGCTTGGGTTAACAGGTGTTGTTTTAACGAAACTTGATGGTGATACTCGTGGTGGAGCGGCACTTTCTATTCGTTCCGTTACTAATACACCTATTAAGTTTGTTGGTTTAGGTGAAAAGCTTGATGCTCTTGAGGCGTTTCATCCAGAACGGATGGCTTCAAGAATTTTAGGTATGGGTGATGTTTTAACACTTATTGAAAAGGCTCAAACAAATGTAGATGCTGAAAAAGCAAAAGAGTTAGAACAAAAAATGCGTACAGCATCCTTCACATTTGATGATTTCCTTGAACAGCTTGGTCAGGTGCGCAATATGGGACCCTTAGAGGATCTAATTGGCATGTTGCCAGGAGCTAACAAGGTGAAGGGCCTGAAAAACCTTCAAGTTGACGAAAAGCAGATCAGTCATGTAGAAGCAATTATTAAGTCAATGACAAAAGCTGAAAAGATCAACCCTGAAATTATGAATGCTTCTCGAAAAAAGAGAATTGCAGTTGGTAGTGGTACATCTGTACAAGAGGTGAATCGACTATTAAAGCAATTTGAAGATATGAAAAAAATGATGAAGCAAATGACGAATATGTCTAAAGGAAAGAAAAAAGGCGGAATGAAGTTTCCGTTTATGTAATTGTATGATTTTTTAAGTCTCGTTTTTTAGAAAATATCATAGCTAGAAACTAGTTTTTTAAGGAATTTTTCTTCTGACAAGAAAAAAACCTTTACATCATATCACTTATTTGATAATATACTATCTTGTTGAAACATTTTCGGAGGTGCTTTATAAAATGGCAGTTAAAATTCGTTTAAAACGTATGGGAGCAAAAAAGTCTCCTTTTTATCGTATTGTAGTAGCAGATTCTCGTTCACCACGTGATGGACGTTTCATTGAAGTTGTTGGGACATACAATCCA includes:
- the ffh gene encoding signal recognition particle protein, giving the protein MAFEGLADRLQNTMAKIRGKGKVSEADVKEMMREVRLALLEADVNFKVVKDFIKRVSERAVGQEVMKSLTPGQQVIKVVKDELTELMGGEQSKIAVSNRPPTVIMMVGLQGAGKTTTTGKLANLLRKKHNRKPLLVAADIYRPAAIKQLETLGKQLDMPVFSLGDQVSPVEIATKALAHAKEEHHDYVIIDTAGRLHIDENLMEELEQVKEIAKPDEIFLVVDAMTGQDAVNVAKSFNEQLGLTGVVLTKLDGDTRGGAALSIRSVTNTPIKFVGLGEKLDALEAFHPERMASRILGMGDVLTLIEKAQTNVDAEKAKELEQKMRTASFTFDDFLEQLGQVRNMGPLEDLIGMLPGANKVKGLKNLQVDEKQISHVEAIIKSMTKAEKINPEIMNASRKKRIAVGSGTSVQEVNRLLKQFEDMKKMMKQMTNMSKGKKKGGMKFPFM